One Egicoccus halophilus genomic region harbors:
- a CDS encoding universal stress protein: MPAPARSILVPIANPASVRPLLALAAALATDGETLVPLVVVRPSASSGERAEALASVAEAEEVGAELAHRVAGRVLEADDVAEGVLSAVAADATALVLMGWRGQSSTTNVFGRLLDTIVGRCAAPLAVVRLGVVPFRRVLLPVSADHLLPGGDRGLDLAARLAARLDATTPQPATVLRTGARAVQLPPELERLGDRIHHDPRRTDQAVGAFARAEDVIVAPVAPTVSGLRAATTHLAWAAPEATLLVAIDAGPTREEGLAEAVDAAGVPAPVPSGPHDLRAVRIVVTARLPGDGVRPDDLGRVLRAAGATDQVMAWWPAGDPHPHVRATVTVEAPNVNAAIACVMEAVHDAPAFRGAEISYDVEPVVERG; encoded by the coding sequence GTGCCCGCGCCCGCACGCTCCATCCTGGTGCCGATCGCCAATCCCGCGTCGGTTCGACCACTGCTCGCCCTGGCCGCAGCCCTGGCCACCGACGGCGAGACGCTCGTGCCCCTGGTCGTGGTCCGCCCCTCGGCGTCCTCCGGCGAGCGGGCCGAGGCACTGGCGAGCGTGGCCGAAGCCGAGGAGGTCGGTGCCGAGCTCGCCCATCGGGTCGCGGGCCGGGTGCTGGAGGCCGACGACGTGGCCGAGGGGGTGCTGTCCGCGGTCGCGGCGGACGCCACCGCCCTGGTGCTGATGGGCTGGCGTGGGCAGAGCTCGACCACCAACGTCTTCGGGCGACTGCTCGACACCATCGTGGGCCGTTGTGCCGCTCCCCTGGCGGTCGTCCGCCTCGGCGTCGTGCCCTTCCGGCGCGTGCTGCTGCCCGTCAGCGCCGACCACCTGCTTCCGGGTGGCGACCGTGGCCTGGACCTCGCCGCGCGGCTCGCGGCGCGGCTCGACGCCACGACCCCGCAGCCCGCGACCGTGCTGCGGACCGGCGCCCGAGCGGTGCAGTTGCCACCCGAGCTCGAACGCCTCGGCGACCGGATCCATCACGACCCACGGCGGACCGACCAGGCCGTCGGGGCGTTCGCCCGCGCCGAGGACGTGATCGTGGCGCCGGTCGCCCCGACGGTGTCGGGCCTGCGCGCGGCGACCACCCATCTCGCCTGGGCGGCACCCGAGGCGACCCTGCTCGTCGCGATCGACGCCGGCCCGACGCGGGAGGAGGGGCTGGCCGAGGCGGTGGACGCTGCCGGCGTCCCGGCGCCGGTCCCATCGGGACCGCACGACCTGCGGGCCGTGCGCATCGTCGTCACCGCCCGCCTCCCGGGGGACGGCGTCCGCCCCGACGACCTCGGACGGGTACTGCGCGCGGCAGGAGCCACCGACCAGGTGATGGCGTGGTGGCCGGCAGGTGATCCCCATCCGCACGTGCGGGCGACCGTGACGGTCGAGGCGCCGAACGTGAACGCCGCCATCGCCTGCGTGATGGAGGCGGTGCACGACGCGCCGGCCTTCCGCGGCGCCGAGATCAGCTACGACGTGGAACCTGTCGTCGAACGCGGTTGA
- a CDS encoding response regulator, protein MEGAHLLVVDDERELTQLIRLNLQQAGFTVRTAADGREALDLLREQRPDLLLLDVMMPSLDGWGVLAELQSHEGLADLPVVMLTALSGERDVIRAHLSGAVRYLTKPFDLEGLLSTISEALQPETDEQRAQRRRQLRGFVQRLAELDAGRHAAGPRVTLSRLESPPRPTSPQERGRELLASLTDRQREIAFLLADGVEARAIADRLGTSRSNVYAARQRIAHRLGVEPEEVAATARELGRRDGP, encoded by the coding sequence GTGGAGGGGGCGCACCTGCTCGTCGTCGACGACGAGCGCGAACTGACCCAGCTCATCCGGCTCAACCTCCAGCAGGCCGGCTTCACCGTGCGAACCGCGGCGGACGGCCGGGAAGCGCTGGACCTGCTCCGTGAGCAGCGCCCGGACCTGTTGCTGCTGGACGTGATGATGCCCTCGCTCGACGGTTGGGGCGTGCTCGCCGAACTGCAGTCGCACGAGGGCCTCGCCGACCTGCCCGTGGTGATGCTGACCGCCCTGTCCGGCGAACGGGACGTGATCCGTGCCCACCTCTCCGGGGCCGTGCGCTACCTGACCAAGCCGTTCGACCTCGAAGGTCTGCTGTCGACGATCAGCGAGGCACTGCAACCGGAGACCGACGAGCAGCGCGCGCAACGCCGTCGACAGCTGCGCGGCTTCGTGCAACGGCTGGCCGAACTCGACGCCGGCCGGCACGCGGCCGGCCCGCGGGTCACGTTGTCGCGGTTGGAGTCGCCGCCCCGACCCACCTCCCCGCAGGAACGTGGCCGGGAGCTGCTCGCCTCGCTGACCGACCGTCAGCGCGAGATCGCGTTCCTGCTCGCCGACGGGGTCGAGGCACGGGCGATCGCCGACCGGCTGGGCACCTCGCGCAGCAACGTCTACGCGGCACGCCAGCGCATCGCCCACCGACTCGGCGTGGAACCCGAGGAGGTCGCGGCGACGGCCAGGGAGCTGGGTCGCCGCGACGGGCCGTGA
- a CDS encoding response regulator, with protein sequence MRVLVVAENVSERLRAVSALALHADAVVTEAASGEEARQELLAEHDAYDVVVVDGDLQPRGGFAILYDLRQQATLQELTPLPSLVLISREQDRWLADWAGANDTMLKPVDSFRLSKRVKELVGQTAPPYGGSGGTAQQVAAALGETGDGGR encoded by the coding sequence GTGCGTGTCCTGGTGGTAGCCGAGAACGTCTCCGAGCGCCTGCGGGCCGTCAGTGCCCTGGCGCTGCATGCGGATGCCGTGGTCACCGAGGCAGCGAGCGGCGAGGAGGCGCGCCAGGAGTTGCTGGCGGAGCACGATGCCTACGACGTCGTGGTGGTCGACGGTGACCTGCAGCCGCGCGGAGGCTTCGCGATCCTCTACGACCTGCGCCAGCAGGCGACGCTGCAGGAGCTGACGCCGCTGCCGTCGCTGGTCCTGATCTCTCGTGAGCAGGACCGGTGGCTCGCGGACTGGGCCGGTGCCAACGACACGATGCTCAAGCCCGTCGACTCGTTCCGCCTGTCGAAGCGGGTCAAGGAACTCGTCGGGCAGACGGCGCCGCCGTACGGCGGCTCGGGCGGCACCGCCCAGCAGGTCGCTGCGGCGCTGGGCGAGACCGGCGACGGCGGGCGCTGA
- a CDS encoding helix-turn-helix domain-containing protein: MSLLSLSPAVRALHGAGISAADLARDLGISERTVQHWLRGDTRPRPALWDAIAQRGGPALAKRVRRLVPGEAVR; the protein is encoded by the coding sequence ATGAGTCTGTTGTCCCTTTCCCCCGCCGTCCGCGCCCTCCACGGGGCCGGTATCTCCGCCGCCGACCTCGCCCGCGACCTGGGCATCAGTGAGCGGACGGTCCAGCACTGGCTTCGAGGCGACACGCGCCCCCGCCCGGCCCTCTGGGACGCCATCGCGCAGCGTGGCGGCCCTGCCCTGGCGAAGCGAGTTCGGCGGCTGGTGCCCGGAGAGGCGGTCCGATGA
- a CDS encoding cysteine desulfurase family protein has translation MNRIYLDHASAWPLRPEARQALADAATMAWADPTRGHQEGRAARDLLDRASATVAFALGADERDLVWTSGGTEAVHLAVLGSARAAERRGERRRHVVCSAVEHSSVLRACERLRTEHGYDLDVVGVDASGAVDPDAVAAVVRDDTLAVHVQHANHEIGTLQPTHELANACHRVGALLHVDACQTVGQLGVTLDQLGADLLSASGAKFGGPRGVGLLVLGPRGRIAALQEGDERQRRRRAGLEDVAGIAATAVALEVARAELQTAYSSREVVRRRLRERLPAAVEDLQVHGPLADAHPGIVAVSALYVDGEALVGELDRAGYAVHSGSSCASDSGRPSHVLVAMGVLTHGHVRLSFGPSFDLAQADAFVATYADTVRALRRRGGLG, from the coding sequence ATGAACCGGATCTATCTCGACCATGCCTCCGCCTGGCCCCTGCGTCCCGAGGCCCGTCAGGCGCTGGCGGATGCGGCCACCATGGCCTGGGCCGATCCCACGCGTGGCCACCAGGAGGGGCGGGCGGCCCGCGACCTGCTCGACCGCGCCTCGGCGACCGTGGCCTTCGCGCTCGGCGCGGACGAACGCGACCTGGTCTGGACCTCCGGCGGGACCGAAGCGGTGCACCTCGCCGTCCTCGGTTCGGCCCGCGCGGCCGAGCGGCGCGGCGAGCGGCGACGCCACGTCGTGTGCAGCGCCGTCGAGCACTCCTCGGTGCTGCGCGCCTGCGAACGGCTACGGACCGAACACGGCTACGACCTCGACGTGGTCGGCGTGGACGCCTCCGGGGCGGTGGACCCCGACGCCGTCGCCGCGGTGGTGCGCGACGACACCCTGGCCGTCCACGTGCAGCACGCCAACCACGAGATCGGCACGCTGCAGCCCACCCACGAACTCGCGAACGCGTGCCACCGCGTCGGCGCACTGCTGCACGTCGACGCCTGCCAGACGGTCGGCCAGCTCGGCGTCACGCTCGACCAGCTCGGCGCGGACCTGCTGTCGGCCTCGGGCGCCAAGTTCGGCGGTCCGCGAGGAGTGGGGCTGCTCGTGCTCGGCCCCCGCGGACGCATCGCCGCCCTGCAGGAGGGCGACGAGCGGCAACGTCGACGCCGGGCCGGGCTCGAGGACGTCGCCGGCATCGCTGCGACGGCCGTGGCCCTCGAAGTGGCCCGCGCCGAACTGCAGACCGCGTACTCCAGCCGGGAGGTGGTGCGACGCCGGCTGCGCGAGCGCCTTCCCGCGGCCGTCGAGGATCTGCAGGTCCACGGGCCGCTGGCCGACGCCCATCCCGGCATCGTCGCCGTCAGTGCCCTGTACGTCGACGGCGAGGCGCTGGTCGGCGAGCTCGACCGTGCCGGGTACGCCGTGCACTCCGGGTCGTCGTGTGCGTCGGACTCCGGACGGCCGTCCCACGTCCTGGTCGCCATGGGCGTGCTCACCCATGGTCACGTCCGGCTGTCGTTCGGCCCGTCGTTCGACCTCGCCCAGGCCGACGCGTTCGTCGCCACCTACGCCGACACGGTCCGGGCGCTGCGTCGACGCGGCGGGCTAGGCTGA